From one Oncorhynchus keta strain PuntledgeMale-10-30-2019 chromosome 30, Oket_V2, whole genome shotgun sequence genomic stretch:
- the LOC118363222 gene encoding cyclin-G1 isoform X1 produces the protein MLSYFEVPTVICSCKYCLLYVWIRSTATTNSPHIKYKMLHTVTGPGALAFAAQLKALTDQEFRYQPKLSGLRIIETAHDNGLRMTARLREYEVKDLLSLTRFFGFSAETFSLAVNLLDRFLAVMKIQPKHLSCVGLSCFYIAVKTTEEKKNVPMANELIRISQNRFTVSDMMRMEKIILQKLYWKVKAPTALYFLRLFYSRIQDTLEDDCKEIMNVERLEAQLKACHCSFTFSKVKPSLLALSLLALELQEQHDHEHIDQLLNTFQCLQQQLTVREGDLVIVTELVMKCLIEYSTTRVSRPNSQRLRWILSGRTQRTLKHSYYKIAHMPTIPESAY, from the exons ATGCTTTCTTATTTTGAAGTACCTACTGTAATCTGTTCCTGTAAATATTGTCTTTTATACGTTTGGATACGTTCCACTGCAACAACCAACTCTCCTCATATCAAATACAAG atGCTTCACACAGTGACTGGACCAGGGGCTCTGGCCTTTGCTGCGCAGTTGAAGGCCTTGACTGACCAGGAGTTCAGGTACCAGCCCAAGCTGAGCGGGCTGAGGATCATTGAGACGGCCCATGACAACGGCCTGAGGATGACCGCCCGGCTCAGGGAGTACGAGGTGAAGGACCTCCTGTCTCTGACCAGGTTCTTTGGCTTCAGCGCAGAGACCTTCTCCCTGGCCGTCAACCTGCTGGACCGCTTCCTAGCTGTCATGAAG ATCCAGCCGAAGCACCTGTCATGCGTGGGCCTGTCCTGTTTCTACATCGCTGTAAAGACCACGGAGGAGAAGAAGAATGTCCCCATGGCCAACGAGCTGATCCGGATCAGCCAGAACCGCTTCACTGTGTCTGACATGATGAGGATGGAGAAGATCATTCTGCAGAAACTCTACTGGAAGGTCAAAGCCCCCACAGCCCTCTACTTCCTCAGGTTGTTCTACAGCCGGATACAGGACACGCTTGAAGATGACTG CAAGGAGATCATGAACGTTGAGAGACTAGAAGCACAGCTGAAAGCCTGCCATTGCTCTTTCACTTTCTCCAAAGTCAAG ccCTCTCTGCTTGCCCTGTCCTTGTTGGCCTTGGAGCTTCAGGAGCAACATGACCATGAGCACATAGACCAGCTGCTCAACACCTTCCAGTGTCTACAGCAGCAACTCACT GTCCGAGAAGGAGACCTGGTTATCGTGACAGAGTTGGTTATGAAGTGTCTCATTGAGTATTCAACCACCAGGGTCTCCAGGCCCAACAGCCAGAGGCTTCGTTGGATCCTCTCTGGCAGAACGCAACGCACGTTGAAACACAGCTACTACAAGATCGCCCATATGCCCACAATCCCCGAGTCCGCCTACTGA
- the LOC118363222 gene encoding cyclin-G1 isoform X2, which translates to MLHTVTGPGALAFAAQLKALTDQEFRYQPKLSGLRIIETAHDNGLRMTARLREYEVKDLLSLTRFFGFSAETFSLAVNLLDRFLAVMKIQPKHLSCVGLSCFYIAVKTTEEKKNVPMANELIRISQNRFTVSDMMRMEKIILQKLYWKVKAPTALYFLRLFYSRIQDTLEDDCKEIMNVERLEAQLKACHCSFTFSKVKPSLLALSLLALELQEQHDHEHIDQLLNTFQCLQQQLTVREGDLVIVTELVMKCLIEYSTTRVSRPNSQRLRWILSGRTQRTLKHSYYKIAHMPTIPESAY; encoded by the exons atGCTTCACACAGTGACTGGACCAGGGGCTCTGGCCTTTGCTGCGCAGTTGAAGGCCTTGACTGACCAGGAGTTCAGGTACCAGCCCAAGCTGAGCGGGCTGAGGATCATTGAGACGGCCCATGACAACGGCCTGAGGATGACCGCCCGGCTCAGGGAGTACGAGGTGAAGGACCTCCTGTCTCTGACCAGGTTCTTTGGCTTCAGCGCAGAGACCTTCTCCCTGGCCGTCAACCTGCTGGACCGCTTCCTAGCTGTCATGAAG ATCCAGCCGAAGCACCTGTCATGCGTGGGCCTGTCCTGTTTCTACATCGCTGTAAAGACCACGGAGGAGAAGAAGAATGTCCCCATGGCCAACGAGCTGATCCGGATCAGCCAGAACCGCTTCACTGTGTCTGACATGATGAGGATGGAGAAGATCATTCTGCAGAAACTCTACTGGAAGGTCAAAGCCCCCACAGCCCTCTACTTCCTCAGGTTGTTCTACAGCCGGATACAGGACACGCTTGAAGATGACTG CAAGGAGATCATGAACGTTGAGAGACTAGAAGCACAGCTGAAAGCCTGCCATTGCTCTTTCACTTTCTCCAAAGTCAAG ccCTCTCTGCTTGCCCTGTCCTTGTTGGCCTTGGAGCTTCAGGAGCAACATGACCATGAGCACATAGACCAGCTGCTCAACACCTTCCAGTGTCTACAGCAGCAACTCACT GTCCGAGAAGGAGACCTGGTTATCGTGACAGAGTTGGTTATGAAGTGTCTCATTGAGTATTCAACCACCAGGGTCTCCAGGCCCAACAGCCAGAGGCTTCGTTGGATCCTCTCTGGCAGAACGCAACGCACGTTGAAACACAGCTACTACAAGATCGCCCATATGCCCACAATCCCCGAGTCCGCCTACTGA